The following coding sequences are from one Musa acuminata AAA Group cultivar baxijiao chromosome BXJ2-4, Cavendish_Baxijiao_AAA, whole genome shotgun sequence window:
- the LOC103982277 gene encoding glutamyl-tRNA(Gln) amidotransferase subunit C, chloroplastic/mitochondrial gives MSVTSALGCGAAFLRHLSAGSRSGSTLILLRAGGAKPRPYSSSLARCAAPEPPDVSRLADTARISLTPEEVEQFAPKIRQVIDWFGQLQAVDLETIEPSLRADADASTSQREDAPETFGNREAIIAAVPSYDDPYIKVPKVLNKE, from the exons ATGTCGGTCACTTCGGCGCTCGGCTGCGGCGCCGCCTTCCTCCGCCACCTCTCCGCCGGGTCCCGGTCCGGTTCGACGCTGATTCTGCTTCGTGCGGGAGGGGCCAAGCCGCGGCCGTACTCCTCGTCCCTCGCGCGTTGCGCCGCCCCCGAACCCCCTGACGTCTCCCGCCTCGCCGACACCGCTCGCATCTCCCTCACCCCGGAAGAG GTGGAACAATTTGCCCCCAAGATCAGACAAGTCATCGACTG GTTTGGACAACTTCAGGCTGTTGATCTGGAAACCATTGAACCGTCACTTCGAGCTG ATGCTGATGCTAGCACAAGCCAAAGAGAAGATGCTCCAGAAACATTTGGGAACAG GGAGGCAATTATAGCAGCAGTTCCAAGCTACGACGACCCATATATAAAAGTTCCAAAGGTCTTGAATAAGGAGTAA
- the LOC135611277 gene encoding uncharacterized protein LOC135611277, which translates to MSRLSTLAIARHRETLAMALLSVLSSALPFLHPIRIPASNLSPCRFHLRPRRSLRRLSSSPVPPLLPSPVAFSASALPLGELVERDWSFLDADATNNEEQRADKARRIISAADIRGTGSRVLAALPTLSFVDRVVESAPCELLVAIHESLFVLAMIKESHDRVRCWQGGVDAVPERFSPFDAVFICYFPGMGVSIDQLLSSLAGKSSPGARVVLSFDQGREVIEQNHRQQYPDMVTNNLPDRTELGRVAMEHSFHITEFVDEPTFYLAVLRFHD; encoded by the exons ATGTCCCGCCTATCGACACTCGCAATCGCTCGCCACCGCGAAACCCTCGCCATGGCTCTCCTCTCTGTCCTTTCCTCCGCGCTTCCCTTCCTCCACCCCATCCGAATCCCAGCCTCAAACCTTTCTCCTTGCCGCTTCCACCTTCGACCCCGCCGCTCGCTCCGCCGCCTCTCCTCCTCGCCAGTCCCGCCGCTCCTTCCCTCCCCCGTTGCCTTCTCCGCCTCTGCGCTCCCACTGGGGGAGCTCGTCGAGAGGGACTGGTCCTTCCTCGACGCCGATGCCACCAATAACGAGGAGCAGCGGGCCGATAAGGCCCGCCGGATCATCTCGGCCGCTGACATCAGGGGGACCGGCTCCAGGGTTCTCGCCGCACTTCCGACCCTAAGTTTCGTCGACCGGGTGGTCGAGTCGGCCCCCTGCGAGCTCCTGGTGGCGATCCATGAGTCGCTTTTCGTGCTCGCCATGATCAAGGAGAGCCACGACCGGGTGCGGTGCTGGCAGGGCGGGGTCGACGCCGTGCCCGAGAGGTTCTCGCCCTTTGATGCCGTGTTCATCTGCTATTTCCCTGGGATGGGCGTTTCGATTGATCAGCTGTTGAGCTCGCTTGCTGGGAAGTCCTCTCCAG GTGCAAGGGTGGTTCTCAGCTTTGATCAAGGGAGGGAGGTCATAGAGCAAAACCATAGGCAGCAATATCCTGATATGGTGACTAATAACTTGCCTGATAGAACAGAGCTAGGAAGGGTGGCGATGGAACATTCGTTTCATATAACAGAATTTGTTGATGAGCCCACCTTTTACCTTGCTGTCTTGAGATTCCATGACTAA